In one Macaca fascicularis isolate 582-1 chromosome 6, T2T-MFA8v1.1 genomic region, the following are encoded:
- the ENC1 gene encoding ectoderm-neural cortex protein 1 translates to MSVSVHENRKSRASSGSINIYLFHKSSYADSVLTHLNLLRQQRLFTDVLLHAGNRTFPCHRAVLAACSRYFEAMFSGGLKESQDSEVNFDNSIHPEVLELLLDYAYSSRVIINEENAESLLEAGDMLEFQDIRDACAEFLEKNLHPTNCLGMLLLSDAHQCTKLYELSWRMCLSNFQTIRKNEDFLQLPQDMVVQLLSSEELETEDERLVYESAINWISYDLKKRYCYLPELLQTVRLALLPAIYLMENVAMEELITKQRKSKEIVEEAIRCKLKILQNDGVVTSLCARPRKTGHALFLLGGQTFMCDKLYLVDQKAKEIIPKADIPSPRKEFSACAIGCKVYITGGRGSENGVSKDVWVYDTLHEEWSKAAPMLVARFGHGSAELKHCLYVVGGHTAATGCLPASPSVSLKQVEHYDPTTNKWTMVAPLREGVSNAAVVSAKLKLFAFGGTSVSHDKLPKVQCYDQCENRWTVPATCPQPWRYTAAAVLGNQIFIMGGDTEFSACSAYKFNSETYQWTKVGDVTAKRMSCHAVASGNKLYVVGGYFGIQRCKTLDCYDPTLDVWNSITTVPYSLIPTAFVSTWKHLPS, encoded by the coding sequence ATGTCAGTCAGCGTGCATGAGAACCGCAAGTCCAGGGCCAGCAGCGGCTCCATTAACATCTATCTGTTTCACAAGTCCTCGTACGCTGACAGCGTCCTTACTCACCTGAATCTTTTACGCCAGCAGCGTCTCTTCACTGACGTCCTTCTCCATGCCGGAAATAGGACCTTCCCTTGCCACCGGGCAGTGCTGGCTGCGTGCAGTCGCTACTTTGAGGCCATGTTCAGTGGTGGCCTGAAAGAGAGCCAGGACAGTGAGGTCAACTTCGACAATTCCATCCACCCAGAAGTCTTGGAGCTGCTGCTTGACTATGCGTACTCCTCCCGGGTCATCATCAATGAAGAAAATGCAGAATCGCTCCTGGAAGCTGGTGACATGCTGGAGTTTCAAGACATCCGGGATGCATGTGCAGAGTTTCTGGAAAAGAACCTGCATCCCACCAACTGCCTGGGCATGCTGCTGCTGTCTGACGCGCACCAGTGCACCAAGCTGTACGAACTATCTTGGAGAATGTGTCTCAGCAACTTCCAAACCATCAGGAAGAATGAAGATTTCCTCCAGCTGCCCCAGGACATGGTAGTGCAACTCTTGTCCAGTGAAGAGCTGGAGACAGAAGATGAAAGGCTTGTGTACGAGTCTGCAATTAACTGGATCAGCTATGACCTGAAGAAGCGCTATTGCTACCTCCCAGAACTGTTGCAGACAGTAAGGCTGGCACTTCTGCCAGCCATCTATCTCATGGAGAATGTGGCCATGGAGGAACTCATCACCAAGCAGAGAAAGAGTAAGGAAATTGTGGAAGAGGCCATCAGGTGCAAACTGAAAATCCTGCAGAATGACGGTGTGGTAACCAGCCTCTGTGCCCGACCTCGGAAAACCGGCCATGCCCTCTTCCTTCTGGGAGGACAGACTTTCATGTGTGACAAGTTGTATCTGGTAGACCAGAAGGCCAAAGAAATCATTCCCAAGGCTGACATTCCCAGCCCAAGAAAAGAGTTTAGTGCATGTGCGATTGGCTGCAAAGTATACATTACTGGGGGGCGGGGGTCTGAAAATGGGGTCTCGAAAGATGTCTGGGTTTATGATACCCTGCACGAGGAGTGGTCCAAAGCTGCCCCCATGCTGGTGGCCAGGTTTGGCCATGGCTCTGCTGAACTGAAGCACTGCCTATATGTGGTTGGGGGGCACACGGCCGCAACTGGCTGCCTCCCGGCCTCCCCTTCAGTCTCTCTAAAGCAGGTAGAACATTATGACCCCACAACCAACAAATGGACCATGGTGGCCCCACTCCGAGAAGGCGTTAGCAACGCCGCAGTAGTGAGTGCCAAGCTCAAGTTGTTTGCTTTTGGAGGTACCAGTGTCAGTCATGACAAGCTCCCCAAAGTTCAGTGTTACGATCAGTGTGAAAACAGGTGGACTGTACCGGCCACCTGTCCCCAGCCCTGGCGTTACACAGCAGCAGCTGTGCTGGGGAACCAGATTTTTATTATGGGGGGTGATACAGAATTCTCTGCCTGCTCTGCTTATAAATTCAACAGTGAGACTTACCAGTGGACCAAGGTGGGAGATGTGACAGCAAAGCGCATGAGCTGCCATGCTGTAGCCTCCGGAAACAAACTCTACGTGGTTGGAGGATACTTTGGCATTCAGCGATGCAAGACTTTGGACTGCTACGATCCAACATTAGATGTGTGGAACAGCATCACCACCGTCCCGTACTCGCTGATTCCTACTGCATTTGTCAGCACCTGGAAACATCTGCCTTCTTAA